DNA sequence from the Methanobrevibacter millerae genome:
TTTTTAAATCATTAACTTGCACATATCTAATTTATCCAAAGTTTTGTGTGAAATAACTGAAAATTAATATTGCTTTTTTTGTGATATATGAAGGGTTAATGATAGCTTTTTAGTAATACTTTTTTGAAAAAAAGACAGTATTTTAGCTTAAAAATTAAAATTCATAAAAAAGAGTTTTTGACAAAAAGAAGTTCAATCCTTTAGGATTTACATAAATGAAGTGATTAGTAGAGTGAATTTACCTAAAGGATTATTGAGTGAACTTTTTTTTTATTTGCATTAGCATATATTATATTTAATTTTATGGTATAAAAAGCTATCGAAGTAATACTTTTTCGGGTATTTTTTAACATTTTTTAATAATATTTTAAAGAAGTTTTTCATCTATTGTGGAATGAAAAACAACTATTTTTTTTTAAAAATTTTTCTCTATGAGAAATGAGATATGGTCTTTTTCGTAAGGTTCCAGTTTCACTTTTTCGATAATTTTAAAACCTTTCTCTTTCAATTTCTTCTCTTCTTGTTTGAAAATCTTTTTAGGCTTCTGTACCACGTCGATGCTTCGAGCCTTAATCATCAATATTCCCAATGCATCATCCTTTGCGAACATGTTCATGTTTCTCATAAAGAGGTTCGTCTGGGTAGGCTGGGCAACATCGCAGTATAATAAGTCAACCTTTTCAACAAGGTTCATGTATTCTTTAGGCTTTGTAGCATCACCGAGTATAGGGTAAATATTGGGCCTCTGGCGTGACAGCCGGGTTAACTTCTTGGCGGTCACAGGAGAAAACTCAACCGCATATACTTTTCCCTCATATGCAATGTCTGAAATGTGGGAAACGGTCGTACCGGTTGAAGCTCCGAGATATAACACCTTGGAGTCATTTTCAATTCTTAAATTATTAAGTCCGTTTAGGATGGCGGCAGCAAGTTTTGACCTTCTCGGATTCCATATCCTGTATTCGGCCTCTTCCTCAATCAGCTCTTCGCCGTAGACTGAAATTCCAGGGGTCAAATTTCTGGTTGCGACCTGATCGTCCTTTAAAAAAACATCCATTTTCTATTTCCTCCTTCTTTTTTTGCCTTTTTTACTCTTCTTTTTGCCCTTTTTCTTTTCTTCACTTCGTTTCTTTGACGTCTTTGTTGGAAACGGATTGTTTTTTTCTATCTCTTCTGCCTTTGATTTGAATTCATCGAATATCTTTTCATCAAAGTCATGGGTGAAAACGTCCTTTCTCACGGCCAGTGATATTCTTGATGCAAGCAGCCTGGCAATCTTTCCCCGATTCCACCATTTTGCGCCCCTGACCTGGGGATGCTGGTATATCAGACCGTATTTAGGCGGCCTGTCTCCGCTTTTCAGATGCCTGAATAAGGCCTTTTCAGCACCCATTATCTGAACCGTGCTTGATGGATAGCTTGCAAGCCTTTTAAGTCCGCCGGCATGTGATATCAGTTTGGCACCCAGTGATGAGCCCACCAATAGTTTCAAATTAGGAGCGACGGATTCCATCTTCTCGTCAATGTAGTCAATAATGTTTTTTCTGGTCTGCTGAAGCTCATAAATCGATTTGGCGTAATTGTTCATTATTTCAAGGTCGTTTGGATCTATGTCCTCTTCAATGTCCAGCATGTCTTCGGGAAAGGCATCGATTTTTGCGTTGATGATTTCCTCTTTTGTCTTGTTTTCATAAATCAGCTTGATATATGTCTCATTGTTTTTTATTAAATCCATTTCAGGGAAATAAAGAGCATACCATTCGCGTATCCTCTCGATTAACCGTGCAATTGACTCATCAATCTCGTCAATGGAGTTGATTGCCTGAATCAGGTGCTTGTCCTCTGATGACTGGGCCTTTTTCATCCTGTAGATGGCCAGCTTCTGATAGATTTCATTGTCGCAGTCCAGTTCATATTCGCTTCTTAAAAAATCTCCCGCCTTGTTGGGATTAAGCACCCTTACTTTTTCGCAGCCGTAATCTGACGCTCTCTTGTTTGATTCTATAATGATTGAATCGTAATCTCGAGCCAGTTCATCAATCAATTCCCTTTCCTCTGATGGAATTTCCTTATTGTCAATTTCAATGAGTTTTTGAAGGATTTCATCCTCTTTGAATAACTTTTCCTTAATTAATGCATTGTCCTCGTTAAAAGCATAAAATCCCTTGATAGAGTAAGTAATATAACATTCCATGTTCTTAAATTATTTTCTTTATTTCTAATATATTTTGGCTTTCAAAAAGTTTATTATCATTTGAATTCAAATATTTCTGTAATGTCAAAGCAAAGTTTCAGAGATTTAAAGGACGCAATCGATTTGAAAGACGGTGAAATAGACGAGCTTACAATGGAGCTTGAGGCCAAAAACGAGGAAATCAATAAATTGAAATTGTATTCCACCAAGCTGAAGTACGAAAAGCAGAATCTGGAATACAAGCTGGATAATGAAATCAACAACGAAAAGGCCAAGATAAAAGAGCTTGACGATTTAAACCAGAAAATCGCAGAAAAGCAGCAGATAATCGATGACAAGCAGGATCAGGTCAAATATTTAAGGGGTCTCATTGACGACTACAGAAATCAAGTCAAAAGCAATTCCGAGGAGCTTGAAATACAGCTTAGAAAGATTTCCAAAACCTACGAATCACTGCTTCAGCAGAAGGATAAAATCATTGAAAAGCAGGATGAAAGCATCAAACTGCTGATGAAGGAAAAGGAAGAGATAATCAAATCCAACAAGACCAACGTAATCAGCCTGAAACTGCAGAACGACAACTATCGCCAGCAGCTTGAGAAATATGAAAAATGATTTCTCTTTTTTTCAATCCACTAATTTTAAATTATTTGTAAAACAAACATTAATACATAATAGAAATCTGGTGGAATTATGTTAGAAACTGATGTTTGTGGAGTTCATTTTAGAAATCCTTTAATGTTGGCTGCCGGAATCATGGGAAGCACAGCCTCTTCCATGAACTGGATTTTAGAATCAGGCGCAGCGGGCGTTATAAGCAAATCATTTTCTTTAAAGCCTCATCCTGGATACAAGAACCCGACCACCGTCGGCGTTGAAGGCGGAATAATCAACGCAATAGGCTTGTCCAATCCGGGTGTTGAGAACTTTAAAGAGGAATTAAAACTAATCAATAGAGAAAACAATGTCGTTATAGCATCCATTTACGGAGCCACTCCCGATGAGTTCAGCACTCTTGTAGAGGAAGTTCAGGATTATGTGGACATGATTGAGCTTAACATTTCCTGTCCTCACGCAATGGACGGTTATGGTGCTTCAATCGGTCAGGACTGCAATTTAAGCCATACCATAGTATCCGCTTCAAAGGATGCAAGTGATGTCCCGATTATAGCCAAGCTCACCCCTAACGTGACTGACATTACCGGAATCGCCAAGACCTGCGAGGATGCGGGAGCAGACTGTGTGAGCCTCATTAATACCCTGGGTCCGGGAATGAAAATCAATATCGACGCCGCAAGGCCTGTTCTTTTCAACAAGTTCGGCGGAATGAGCGGAAAGGCAATAAAGCCAATAGCTATAAGCAACGTCTATTCCGTTTATGAAGCGGTTGACATTCCTATTATCGGCGTCGGAGGAGTCTACACATTTGAAGACGTTGTTGAATTCATATTTGCCGGTGCTAGAGCGGTTCAGATAGGCACTGCAATCATGGATGAAGGCGTTGAAGTGTTTTCACAAATTAACGCTGATTTGGAAGCCTTCATGAAGGAAAAGGGCTATTCATCAATTGATGAGATGGTCGGGCTTGCACACGGAGGTGATTAGTATGATTAGGGCACCTCAAATAGTTGAAATCAAGAAAATCGTTGAAGAGACTCCTACAATCAAGACATTCACCTTTGAGAGTGATATTAACGCCAATCCCGGCGAATTTTTAATGGTTTGGAACTTCAATGATGAAAAGCCGATGTCAATTTCAAACATTTCAGACGGTGAACTTTCAATTTCCGTTAAAAACATCGGTGAATTTACCTCACAGCTTCACGAACTTAAGGTAGGCGATAAAATCGGCGTAAGGGGAAGCTACGGAAACGGTTTTACAACAGATTTTGAAGGCAAAAAGCTTCTTGTAATCGGCGGAGGAGTCGGAATGGCACCTGTTACCGCATTAACCCATGAGCTGGTTAAAGATAATGACGTTGAAGTTCTTGTAGCGGCGACCACAAAGGATGAATTGCTGTTTTTGGATGATTTAAAAAATTCAGGCGCAAAGGTTCATCCGTGCACAGATGACGGATCTTTTGGATTTAAGGGATTCGCCTCAGATTGTCTAAATGATTTGCTTGAAGATTCGACTTACGATTATGCATTTGTCTGCGGACCTGAGATAATGATGATAGGAATATTCAATATCCTTGAAGATGCAGGCATTCCGGGAGATTATTCCCTTGAAAGATACATGAAATGCGCACTTGGAGTATGCGGACAGTGCTGCGTTGACAATACCGGCTGGAGAATATGCGTTGAAGGTCCTGTATTCGATAATGAAAAAATAAGAATGATAGATGAATTCGGAAAATACAGGCGTGACTCCTGCGGCGTAAAATACTGATTGATGATTACTATGGAAAAAGACTTAAAAGACTATATGACACCTCCGGTAATGCTGGTACTCTTCTTGCTGGCTGTTTCACTGATATTCATATTTCCGGTTCTTAACATGATTGTGCTGGGGGCGATTCTGGCTTACTGGATAAGGCCTATTGCCTGCAAAATCCAGTCCAAGCTAAGGTTCGAGTCAATCTCGACAATACTGGCAATGATTCTTGTTATAATACCTCTGATACTTCTGGTGAGCTATATTGTATTCGTAATCTCCGGATTCATATCTGATGTCCTCTTAGCCAATTCCAATTTCGACTTCAATGTGGCCATGGCGCAGATTTCATCATACATTCCGCAAAATCCATTCATTGACGCAAACAATATGGCTTCCATGGTTCAAAGCGTCGCAAAATACGTTTTAGGCTACATCTCAGGAAAGGCAGGTTCAATCATGAATATCACATTGGATTTGTTCATACTGGTCTGTTCAGTCTATTACTTTATAAAGGATGGGGATGACTGCTTGAACTTTATCAAATCATTCGTTCCCGATGATCACATTGAATTTTTCGACAATACTGTCAAATCCGTTGAGGACGTCTTGAAAAGCATTTTCTACGGACACTTTCTCACTTCAGTGATAATCGGAATCTTCGGTGCAATAGGATATTCCCTTCTGGGCTATCCTTACGGAATATTTCTGGGTATCATAACCGGAATACTTCAGTTAATACCGATATTCGGCCCATGGCCAATCTACTGGGCATTAGCTATTCTTGATGCAGTATCCGGCAATTATCCGAGAGTCGTGGTCGTATTGCTTTTCGGATTTTTCCTAAGCCTCGTAGATATGTACATCCGTCCGGCCATATCCTCCCACCATGCGGATATCCATCCTCTGATATTGCTGGTAGGTTTCCTGGCAGGACCTCTGGTTTACGGCATTGTGGGATTCATTGTAGGTCCGCTGATACTCGGCGTCACCTATACGATTTTGGACAGCTTTAGAAAGGAATTAAACGGAGCCTAAACAATGGAAAAGGAAGTTGTTATTTTAGACATTGACTATATCTCATATGAAGAAAGGCCTGTAATACGCCTCTTTTCAAAGGATGGGGACAAGAACGTTGTATTAATAGACGATTCGTTCACTCCATACCTTTACGTTTACAGCAAAAACCCTGATGATTGCATAAAGGATTTGGAAGAGCTTTTGGAAGACATTGAAATAGAAAAGGTAGTAAAAAAGGACTTCCAGATTGAAAAAACCTTCATTAAGGTAACTTTCACCCATCCCCAGGAGCTTTCAAAGCACAGGGACGAAATCAGGGATTTGGACAGCGTAATTCAAATCAGGGAATTCGATATTCCATTCTACAGAAGATACCTGATGGACAGGGACGTCATTCCGATGACAAAGGTAAGGGCTTCAGGGGAAGTCATAGATTCCTTTTCGGCTTTAGAAAGTGTTAAGCATGACGTTGAAATAATAAAGCTCGACAAGCCTTTGGAAAGGGTGGATGACAACATAAACGATTTCAGGATTTTAAGCTTTGATTTGGAAGTTAGAAACCCTCACGGCATGCCCGATTCCGAAGAGGATGAAATAATCATGATAGGAGTTGCAAGCAACTTCGGCGTAAATCAGGTAATATCCACCAAGACAAAGTCCTCAGGTGAATGCGAATTCGTAAATCAGGTTGAATCCGAAGAGAAAATGATTCAAACCTTTGTAGATATCATCAAAGAGAATAACGTTGACATTATCGTCGGCTACAACTCAGACAATTTCGATTTTCCATATATAATTGACAGGGCCAAGATTTACGGCATCGACCTGGACCTTGGAATGGACGGCTCAGACATTCGCTTCATTAAAAGGGGCTTTAACAATGCGGCATCAATGAAAGGATTAATTCACGTTGATTTATACCTTGTCATGAGAAGATACATGTCTCTTGAGCGCTACACTCTTGAAAGGGTTTATTATGAACTCTTCGGTGAGGAAAAAATTGACGTTCCCGGAGACCGCATATGGGAATTCTGGGACAACGGAGGCGACGAGCTGGATAATTTATTTGATTACTCTCTTGATGACGTAGTATCCACGTTGAAAATCGCAGAACAGACTCTGCCTCTCAATTTGGAATTGACCCGTATTATCGGGCAGCCGCTTTTTGACGTAAGCCGTATGGCAACAGGCCAGCAGGCGGAATGGTTTTTGGTAAAGCAGGCTTATTTTGATGATGAAATCATTCCAAACAAGCAGGGATCCAACTTTACCGACCGCGCAAACGCCGAGGACAATGAAGGGGGATTCGTTCTCGAGCCGGACAAGGGACTTCATGAAAATCTGGTCCAGTTCGACTTCAGGAGCCTGTACCCGAGCATTATCATCTCCAAAAACATTTCACCGGACGTTCTCATAACGGGGGATGTAGATAATCCCGATGACTATAACATTTCACCGGAACACGATTTGAAATTCAAAAAGACTCCTCAGGGATTCATTCCTTCAGTCATTGATAAAATCCTTCAGGAACGTTTCAGAATCAAGCGTGAAATGAAGGCAAGTGACGATCCCACAGAGAAAAAGTCCCTCGACGTACAGCAACAGGCCATTAAAAGGCTTGCAAATACGATGTATGGTATTTACGGTTTTCCACGCTTCAGATGGTATTCCTTTGAATGCGCAAAAGCCATTACTTCATGGGGAAGGCAGTACATTAAGCATGCCATGAAGGAATCTGAAAAGTACGGTTTCAAGGCAATCTATGCTGATACCGACGGGTTTTATGCTAAATATGAGAAGAAATGATATTTTTTTTTGAAATTAATTCTGTACTTCTCATGTTAATCTTTTTTTTTAATTTATGCGTGTTCGCATTTTACGAACGCTACTATATAAATGACCGCTCGCATTTTACGAACGCAGTGAAATTGTTATCTAAAATTAAAATAATTATTTTTTAAAAGTGATTGTTAATAAATGGTAAACTAATAAAAAAAGAAAAGAGAATTATTTCAATTCTTCTCTTACATCATTGGCGGCTACAACGAGCAGTACTGAAAATGCTAAAAGCAATAGGCTGAACCCGATTACAATGAAGTTCAGCACTGCAATTACGATGTAGGCTTTCCAGACTACATCATCGTTATCATATCTTGTTGAAAGAAAATAGATTACGGCAGCAAAGATAAAGTAAAATATCACGCCGAAAACCAAATCGGAAATGGAAGCTCCTCTTTGAGCCAATAATGCAGCACCGGTATCTGAGTTCAGTGCAAGTGCAACGACCAAAAGCAGGACGCCTGCAATTACATAGGCGTAGGACGTTATTTTTGCTAAGGTTCTTCCTCTTCTTCGCTCTTCAAACATGCCAATCTATTCTTCAAGGTATGAATCCAAATCAATGTCTAAATCGTCACAGATTCCTTTAAGCTGTTCATATAGCTTTTCATCGATTTCGATTCCGTTTTCTTCAGCGTCTGCGATTCTTTTGACTTCCAAATCTCCCGGAATTGCAACGGTTTCGCCGGTTGCCCTTACCTGGGATACGAAGTCCTCGGTATTTGCCACGAAGTCTCCGAAGTCTCCGAATTTGGACGGATCGATTGCTAAATATAAGTCTCCTTTTGTACAGTTCTTGTCAGGGGAAGCGGTACCGGTTACGCCGTGGCCGTATCCTGCCTGTACAAGAGGTCCTGTTAATATTTCAACCATTAATGCAATGGCGTATCCCTTGAATCCGCCGAAAGGAAGGATTGATCCTCCGTCAAGGGCAACTTCAGGGTCGGTTGTTGGTTTTCCTTCCTTGTCAAGCGCCCAACCTTCAGGCAATTCAAGTCCTTTTCTTTTTGATTCGATAATCTTTCCACGTGCGGTAACTGATGTTGCCATGTCCACGGTAATGTAGGTTTCTGATGGAATACCGATAGCTATTGGGTTTGTTCCAATCAATGCTTCCTTACCGCCTAATGGTGCGATTGCAGGGTCGGTATTTGCGATAACTATTCCGATAACGTTTTCCCTTAAGGCCAAGTCTGAGTAGAATCCGGTCACTCCGAAGTGGTTTGTATTGTGCACACCGACACATCCGATACCGACTTCCTTTGCCTTCTTGATTGCAAGCTGCATTGCTTTGTATGAGACAGCCTGTCCGAATCCGCTGTTACCGTTGATTAATGCGATTGCTGGGGTTTCCTTTTCGATTGTAATGTTGTCTTTTAAGTTGATTGTTCCTGCGTTGATGCTTATTAGATATTGCGGAAATCTTCCAAGTCCGTGTGATGTGAATCCTTTCATGTCTGCGTCGAGGGTAGCTTCAGCCACCAGCTGACAGTCCTCATCACTGGCTCCCAATTTCTTTAATACTTCCTTGACAAGAGCCATTTCGTTATCTTTCATTATCTTCATACTTTCCCTCCCTAGTATTCAATCGTTGAGCCTTCGAAAGCTTCAACAACAATTTTTTCATCGTCAGTTACTTTGCCGATTATTTGGCATTTGCAGTATTCATTTAAGGTGCCCATTATCTTTTCGGCTTCAGCCTCACCGCAGATTACGACAAAGCCGATTCCCATGTTGAATACCTTATACATTTCCTTAATGTCAACGTTCTGTTCGTAGATAAGCTTGAATATTTCCGGTGTTTCCGGAAGATCGTTAATCTCGTATCCGACACCCTTTTTGAGGCGTCTGAGGTTTGTGAATCCTCCGCCGGTAATGTGAGCCAAACCATTGATTTCATATCCCTCTTCAAACAATGCTACAATAGGCTTCACGTAGAGTTCGGTAGGCCTTATGAGCTCTTCGCCGATAGTAGTTTCGCCGTTAGGCATCTTGTCTTTTACGTCAAATCCTGCATCGTCAAACAATGCTTTTCTTGCCAGACTGTATCCGTTTGAGTGGATACCGTTACTTTGAATGCCTATCAGTACGTTTCCAGGCTCGATGTCTTCTCCTGAAATGATTTTGTCAACGTCAACGAAGCCTATTCCTGTTCCAGCTAAATCAAAGTCCTTAATGATGCCAGGCAGTGATGCCGTTTCTCCGCCGATAATTGCTATTCTTGACTCTTCAGCGCCTTTTACCAGTCCTTCAGCTATTTCAGCTGCCCTTTGAGGGTCAGGTTTTTCAACGGCAAGGTAATCGACCAAAGCTATAGGTTCGGCGCCGACGCATAAGATGTCGTTTACCACCATCGCAATACAGTCGATTCCAACGGTATCGTATTTGTTCATCATTTCAGCTATTAGAATCTTACTTCCCACTCCGTCAGTACTCATTGCAATAGCTTTGTCTCCTAATCTAACTAAAGCAGCGTAATGGCCGCTGTCAGTAATAATATCTCTACATTCCAATGTTGATTGGAGTTTGGCAGCTATTTCGGATACTGTCTTTGCTTCCAAATCAATGTCAACACCGGATTCTGAATAAGTAACCATCTATTCACCCATTGCATTTTTTTTATTAAATTAATTTATATTAATTAAATATTTGTCATCGATTAGTATATATTTTTTATTAATGGATTCTTACACAATCTAAATTAACAGGAGTCCTGGTTTCGATTTTATAGCTTCTGTGGATTGATGAAGCCAAATCGACTGCCTTTTTAGGGTCTCCGTGACATGTAATGACTTTTTCAGGTCTTGGATTAAGCCTTTTGACATATTCCATTAATTGCCTTCTGTTGGAGTGACCACTGAATCCGTGAATGGTCTTGGTTTCCATATTGACCTTGAATTCCTTGGTTCTTCCGTCATCGTCTTCAAGAGGCACTTCTTTTCTTCCTTTCTGGATTCTTCTACCCAGTGATCCTTCAGACTGGTATCCTACAAAGATTAAGGTGTTCCTTTCGTCTTCGCACAGCCACTTGAAGTATTCAACGGAGTTTCCTCCGGTCAGCATACCTGAAGTTGAAAGTATGATTGCAGGATTCGGACTTTCGACGATGTCCTTTCTCTGGTTGTGGTTTTGAACCTTTTCAAACATGTCTGAGACGAACGGGTTTCTTCCCATATGGAATATCTGGTCCCTCAAGTCCCTGCTTAAGTATTCAGGCCTTGCGGTGTGGATTGCGGTAGCTTCCCAAATCATACCGTCGATGTAGATAGGCACTTCCTCAATCATTCCGTGTCTCATGTACTCTTCAAGCACTACCATAAGTTCCTGTGCCCTTCCCACTGCAAATACAGGAACAAGAACTTTTCCGCCACGTTTCAACGTTCTGTAGATTGTTTTCATCATTTCCTTTTCTGCGGAGTTTCTTGAAGGCTGAACGTCTTCCCTTCCACCGTAGGTACTTTCCATGATTACGGTTTCAGCACGTGGGAACCTTATTGTTGCAGGCTCCAGAAGCCTTGAAGGCTCATACTTGAAATCCCCTGTGTATACGAGGTTGTGTGCGCCGTCTCCGATGTGCATGTGGGAAATCGCTGAACCTAAAATGTGTCCCGCATTGTGCAGGGTTAAGCGGATGTCCGGTGAAATGTCTGTTACTTCACCGTAGTCTAAAGTGATTGTATTTTTAATAGCCTTGTGGATATGCTTTACGTTGAACGGTAAAGGATTGCCTTCCCTGTGTGCAATATCGATATGGTCGAGCTGGAGTAATGTAGTCAGGTCCCTTGTAGGGGTTGTACAGTAAACCGGCCCTTCATATCCGTAATGGTAAAGGTAAGGCACGAATCCACAGTGGTCAAGGTGAGCGTGAGAAATGATTACCGCATCAAGCTCTTCGATTGAAAATTCGGGAGCGTTCAAGTAAGGGAATGCGGTTTTGTTGTCAGGTGCGGCTACGTTAACGCCGCAGTCAAGTAATACTCTACTGTTAGGGGTCTGCAAAAGCATTGATGAACGTCCTACTTCCTTGAATCCGCCCATGGAAGTAACCCTTGCCCAGTCGTTAGGGTATTTGCTTCCCTGGTGAATCTGGCGTCCGAGTCTCTGAAGCAGCTTTTTCCTGTCTTTGCTGCTGTTTTTCAAGGTCGTTCTTATTTTTCCGATAACGTCAGAGCTGATCGGTGGGGTTCTTAAAATCTTAGGTGCCCAACCAGTATTCTTTACGATATTTCTTGACGTTGCACCGTACTTTCCGATAACGAGTCCCGGCTTTTTGGCCGTAATTACAACTTCGCACGTTACCGTGTCAAAGTAAATGTCTGTAATCTCTGCTCCTTCCGGAACGATTTCATGAATCTTTTCGATGGTTTTTTCCGGTTCAAGCAATGCGCTTTTGTCAGATCTAATAATAATTCTTTTTCTAAGTTCTTTTGCAAGTGACCTTATCAGATCACCGTTTTCAGTAATAACCTGAGGATTTTTGGTATAAACCACCACTTCAGGCCCTTCAAACTCTACTTTTGAAACCTGCGTTGTCTTCGGCAGTTTTGCCATAATCTCTTTTTTAATTTCATCTAAAATATCTGAAGTCATATAATCCCTTCAAAAAAAGTGTAGTGTATAGAATAGTCTGTGAAAAGCCTTTCAGCTATAATCAGTTAACTTCACAAACTATGTACACTTATTATATCAAAAAAAGTTAGTTTATGAAAAATTAGTTATCGCTTATATTTTTTCTAGAACTTCATTAATTTTTTCATTGTCTAACATTTCAAATCCGTCTTTGTCTACTTTAGCAACCAAATATCCGTTTCCGGAATATGTGTCACGTTCAGCAGCTGCTCTTATAGCTCTAATGGCTATTTCAATTCCTTCGTCAGTTGTAAGATCATCCCTGAACCTGTCTTCAAGAACACCGTATGCAACGATGGATCCAGATCCGGTTGATATATAAGTATCTTCAATCATACCACCAGCTGGGTCAAGTGAATAAAGGGAAGGTTTGTCTCCATCCATTCCACCGAGCAAGGTCTGAACATACATAGGTCCTGAACGCAATATGTTGGCAGTCAATGATGCAGCTGCTTTAACGCTTATTGCATCGTTGTTTCTCATCTGATAGAGTGAAACTTCTGCTTCAATTATTTTCATAAGACTCTGTGCATCTCCAACTGAACCAGCTATGGTTGTTACGATGTGATCGTCAATTTTAAATATTTTTTCTGCGACTTTGTGAGCTACAAGGTTACCCATACTAGCTCTTCTTTCGCTTGCAAATACAACTCCGTCCTTACAGGTAATACCTACGGTCGTTGTACCTTCCAAAATTTTGTCATCCATTTAAAAACACCTCTATAAGTATTTAAAATATAATTTCAACTACTTCTAGGTTATCTTAATAAAATATTGTTTAATTTTATTTAAAATCAGAATCAATGTGTCAGTTTAAACTAACAATTTAATATTAGCTATTGGAGTATATAAATGTTTTCTTTAATTTCTCAGACATTAATGCTGATTTATATATTTTGGGATTTCTTCTTTTGAAAGGCCTGTGATTTTTTCCAATTCATTTATCAAACTTATATTTGTGTATCCTAAATCCTTATTGTCTTGTTTTCCATCTTAATTAGGCAGGGATACCTTGATCTCTTTTGGTCGTGGAGGAATTGTCCATCTCCAATCTACTAACCAACCTTTAATAGGTTCTAATAATTTTAACTTCTTACTGTTTGTGCTTTGGCTGATAACTGTCCCATCAAATGATTTTAACTGGAAGTAGCCGTTGCTGCGTTTTCCGGTAATGAAACATTCAATGCCGTTATACATTACTTTATCGTATCTTCTAAAGTCATTAATGATATAATGTGATTGGTTTTTTCTGCGTTTTCCTCCTTTGCTTGGTTTGGCTTTATGGATTTGTCGGTTGTGTCTTCTTACTTTTTTAAACAAATATTCAATGCTGGATTGTTCTGCTTGTGGATTGTGGCTGATTATAAAAGCGTCATTGCAATGGGACTTAGGAATGCCTAGTTTTTCACGGTTATATTTGGTTAAATAGCCAAATGTTTCATGAACATTGTCAAATTCTTTTTTAAGTAGTTCCATAAGTCTTTTTCGTATGATATTCATATGGGAAGTATGATTGAATCTTGTTACTTTCTTGTTAAATTTTAATTCGCCGTTATGGACTTTATGATGACATTCGCTGCATAGTGTTGTGAGATTTTCCATTCGGTTAGATCCGCCTTGGCTTTTGGGTATTATGTGGTGAGCTTCGAATTTTACTTGTTTTTTTCCACATATTTGGCAGGTATATTTGTCTCGACTTAAAACGGCTTGTTTTACATTATAAA
Encoded proteins:
- a CDS encoding DNA-directed DNA polymerase, with amino-acid sequence MEKEVVILDIDYISYEERPVIRLFSKDGDKNVVLIDDSFTPYLYVYSKNPDDCIKDLEELLEDIEIEKVVKKDFQIEKTFIKVTFTHPQELSKHRDEIRDLDSVIQIREFDIPFYRRYLMDRDVIPMTKVRASGEVIDSFSALESVKHDVEIIKLDKPLERVDDNINDFRILSFDLEVRNPHGMPDSEEDEIIMIGVASNFGVNQVISTKTKSSGECEFVNQVESEEKMIQTFVDIIKENNVDIIVGYNSDNFDFPYIIDRAKIYGIDLDLGMDGSDIRFIKRGFNNAASMKGLIHVDLYLVMRRYMSLERYTLERVYYELFGEEKIDVPGDRIWEFWDNGGDELDNLFDYSLDDVVSTLKIAEQTLPLNLELTRIIGQPLFDVSRMATGQQAEWFLVKQAYFDDEIIPNKQGSNFTDRANAEDNEGGFVLEPDKGLHENLVQFDFRSLYPSIIISKNISPDVLITGDVDNPDDYNISPEHDLKFKKTPQGFIPSVIDKILQERFRIKREMKASDDPTEKKSLDVQQQAIKRLANTMYGIYGFPRFRWYSFECAKAITSWGRQYIKHAMKESEKYGFKAIYADTDGFYAKYEKK
- the comC gene encoding L-sulfolactate dehydrogenase; amino-acid sequence: MKIMKDNEMALVKEVLKKLGASDEDCQLVAEATLDADMKGFTSHGLGRFPQYLISINAGTINLKDNITIEKETPAIALINGNSGFGQAVSYKAMQLAIKKAKEVGIGCVGVHNTNHFGVTGFYSDLALRENVIGIVIANTDPAIAPLGGKEALIGTNPIAIGIPSETYITVDMATSVTARGKIIESKRKGLELPEGWALDKEGKPTTDPEVALDGGSILPFGGFKGYAIALMVEILTGPLVQAGYGHGVTGTASPDKNCTKGDLYLAIDPSKFGDFGDFVANTEDFVSQVRATGETVAIPGDLEVKRIADAEENGIEIDEKLYEQLKGICDDLDIDLDSYLEE
- the purM gene encoding phosphoribosylformylglycinamidine cyclo-ligase, which translates into the protein MVTYSESGVDIDLEAKTVSEIAAKLQSTLECRDIITDSGHYAALVRLGDKAIAMSTDGVGSKILIAEMMNKYDTVGIDCIAMVVNDILCVGAEPIALVDYLAVEKPDPQRAAEIAEGLVKGAEESRIAIIGGETASLPGIIKDFDLAGTGIGFVDVDKIISGEDIEPGNVLIGIQSNGIHSNGYSLARKALFDDAGFDVKDKMPNGETTIGEELIRPTELYVKPIVALFEEGYEINGLAHITGGGFTNLRRLKKGVGYEINDLPETPEIFKLIYEQNVDIKEMYKVFNMGIGFVVICGEAEAEKIMGTLNEYCKCQIIGKVTDDEKIVVEAFEGSTIEY
- a CDS encoding beta-CASP ribonuclease aCPSF1, giving the protein MTSDILDEIKKEIMAKLPKTTQVSKVEFEGPEVVVYTKNPQVITENGDLIRSLAKELRKRIIIRSDKSALLEPEKTIEKIHEIVPEGAEITDIYFDTVTCEVVITAKKPGLVIGKYGATSRNIVKNTGWAPKILRTPPISSDVIGKIRTTLKNSSKDRKKLLQRLGRQIHQGSKYPNDWARVTSMGGFKEVGRSSMLLQTPNSRVLLDCGVNVAAPDNKTAFPYLNAPEFSIEELDAVIISHAHLDHCGFVPYLYHYGYEGPVYCTTPTRDLTTLLQLDHIDIAHREGNPLPFNVKHIHKAIKNTITLDYGEVTDISPDIRLTLHNAGHILGSAISHMHIGDGAHNLVYTGDFKYEPSRLLEPATIRFPRAETVIMESTYGGREDVQPSRNSAEKEMMKTIYRTLKRGGKVLVPVFAVGRAQELMVVLEEYMRHGMIEEVPIYIDGMIWEATAIHTARPEYLSRDLRDQIFHMGRNPFVSDMFEKVQNHNQRKDIVESPNPAIILSTSGMLTGGNSVEYFKWLCEDERNTLIFVGYQSEGSLGRRIQKGRKEVPLEDDDGRTKEFKVNMETKTIHGFSGHSNRRQLMEYVKRLNPRPEKVITCHGDPKKAVDLASSIHRSYKIETRTPVNLDCVRIH